The window gagaaagttattaccttgtgtcttgatgtatagtAAAGGTTCACTCGGACTCCTGATGAAACGATGTTGGAGAAGATAATTGTCGATGTTGCTGTTCCACGCTcggggtgcttgtttgagtccgtacagagcttttcgaaggcggtatactttgtcttcttggcctttgatgacgtatccctgcggttgctcgacgtacacttcttcttcgaggtctccatttagaaatgctgatttgacatcgaGCTAAGAGACTAGTAGCTGATGTTGTGCTGCTAGCCAGGactgttctgattgtctccatgcAGACAACTAATGCATATGTTTCGTTGAAGTCGATTCTTGGTTGTTGCGCATATCCTTtgctacgagccttgctttgtacttgttgatggaACCATCATCGTTATGtttcaccttgtagacccacttgagtTCGATGACTTCCTTGTCTTATGGTTTGTCTATAAGTTCccatgtgtgattcttctcgatcattttgatttcttcgttcatagcctcaatccatgtttcttcttatgctgcttcttgaaatgtttgtggctcactaaagaagagagccatcattgcttggtcacaatggtaatcttgtaGCCATGATGGCGGTTGCCGATCTTGTGTTGATCTTCGGGCTTCTTGACGTTCAGGAGTTGAACCTGATGTTCGCTTCTTGAGCTTGGGGATGACCTTGAACTTCTAGGTGTGCTTGGACTCAGAGATGatgggtttgttggttggtctgctccatcttcttcacttggatctttgggagagtatctccttcgcgagcttcaatttctttttctttccatgTCCATTCGACTGCTTCATCGAAAATTACGTCTCTAGAGATGATTAATTCTTTAGATTTAGGCTTGTAGAGGCgatattattttgtttcatgactgtatccaatgaatatgcatttttctcTCTTCTCATCGAGCTTTTTCCGATTCTCCTTCGGGATTTGGACATAAGCTACGCATCCGAACACTTTGAGGTGCTCTactcttggctttctcttgtgCCAATCTTCATATGGTGTTAAATCCTTAACTACTTTTGTGGGAGATCTATTGAGGATATATATTGACGTgtgaacagcttcggcccagtaTATTTTGGTTAGATGTTTACCCTGCATCATGCTGCGGGCCATCTCTGCTATAGAGCGGTTTTTCCTTTCtgcgacaccattttgttgaggtgtacgccttgctgtaagttctcttttaattACATAATACTTACAGAACCTGTTGAATTCGTTGCTTGTAAAAGCTTTTGATTTTTTCTCCTAAAAATATACACATATCATGCGAATAGTTATCtacgaataaaaaaaattatctttttcCACCAAGAGACGGATTCTTGGTAGGACCCCAAATATCTGCGTGAACAAACTCTAGAGAAGCCTTGGCCCTCCAAGATACGGTAGGAAATGACAATATGTGCATCTTGCCATATATACTGCTTTcgcaaatttttctttcattttttattgaaggTAGTCCAATTACGGGTGGTTGCTCGTAAGCTTCTTGTACTAATTCCCATAAATCTTGGGAGATAAATATTAAccccattttttattttgtggttaAAGGTTTTGTTTTATTGTGGAGTATATTGGCTGATGTGTTTTGGTTGTTTGGAGGTCTTGGTTTTAATTAGGTCTGATACCAAATGTATgaaaatttagatagaaaaatagtgaattgatttatttggagatgaagatgagtgaatatgtaaaATGGTTATTCTTATTCATTGCCATAAATTGATTATATTTATAGTGATGCGATTAgttacaagtttactaaaatatcttagatattttattttttaatctttttttctaggaacttttattatattatcttagatatttttatttttttaattctttagtttagatatcttttatgtttaattaaagttctagatttttctagattattttaacataaCCCACATACAAACCCACAAAAGATTCACTACTAAAACTATTGCTAAAAAGTAAAAGTTATTCCTCAAGTTTAAAAAGTGGTATATCCTTTTATCTTTCTTCGATGTGAAACAATTCACATGTggacaataatgaacaatgtaACAATCTATAAAAGTAGAACAATGATGTCCAAAGACACATTCAATTTATTTCTCACACATTATTATTCTATATATATCCATATTACATAACAAATAACCATTACCATAAATAGTAAGCAATGTAACTATGCTTTCTCAAGTGCACAAATGTTGCCAGAAGAATCAAGACTAATAGAATCATATCTCAACAACATATGTGCAACAAACAAACAAGCAGTAAGAGGAACATAGTCCTTAGCAGCACATTGCTTATTAGAAGCATCAGCAATTCCTGTTTGGGACCCATTTGACCAATACAAATAACTCAACAATTCCCCACCTGCTTCACCCACAAATCTATTAGGCACAAACTTATGTGGGTCATAAAACACCTTAGGATCCCTCATCACAAGGGGTTGAAACCCACAAAGCAATTCACCTTTTTTAACTTCAAATCTTGAATCATGTGATTGTATCACAAAATCCCTTCTTGCTCTACCATATTGGAGTGGGACCGGGGGTTTTAGCCTTAGTGTTTCATACGCAAATGACTCCACATTAGGCATACTTTGAATTGTGTCGAAACTCAATAAGGAGACTGAACTACACTTTTTTCGTACCTCTTCTCTCAATCTGTCCTGAATCCCGTCTTTGTTTGTACCTAAATTGTTAAGAACTTCGGGCAAAAATAACGAAAACCCGCCAAACGCATTGAATCCAAGGATGAATAACAAGTTATGTATTGCCTCTTGTTGAGTTAATCCAAATTGGGTCTTGGCTATTTCTATAACTTGGTGGGCCTCTTTTTCTACAAAATCAACAAGTTTAGTGTAATCCCCTTGTACTAACAAATATGGGTATGGGAATGATTGAAAGATAAGGCTAGTAAGAGGTTGGAATATAGGTAAAGGTATGATGGGTAGGAGTTGTAAAGCTAGCCATTTATCAACCATTATATGGCCTGATTCTGAGAGTTCTTGGGAGTAATTTGATGGGTTTGCACCAAGCATGGCTTGTGCTAGAAAGTTGAAAAGGCATTTTTGTAGGGGCATTAGTAAGCTGGCTGATCCATCTTTGGATATTGATTCTTCAATGGTGTTCCACATTATGTCCAAGTTTGATATCAAGGAAGTTACCCATACTCTTGAACTTTTCTTTAGTATGTCCATTACAAAGTTTTTTACCTgtcaatataatatattatattatttaacttgttaaaataaaatacacaaATTTTTTAATGAGACCGTTTCGTGATGAAACTATTTCGATTGGGCTGGTCCATATACATTTATggtccgtttggtaggtggtaataaacggtggtaatggaaataaaaaactagtgtaattttggttgaaaaatttcttggttaccttgatggtcatgcttgttcaACTTCTTCATGAAACTCATTCCATtgggagatgtggtattaggtgatagtggaaatttataaacaaaaaaactttttttgatcaaagtttcattaccatgggaatgatatgaaatttttaatgaaattttacactataaatcatccctttaccaccatttaataccactaaccaaatgAGTCGTTagtgtgttaaagtgattacttgtaattttaaaatgatcgaTTAGAAAAATTGGCTAACTATATGGGTATGTTTCGTGGTGAGATAGTTTCATACAAGAAGAGCTGATTAAAATAACGTGTAtttttagaatttagaaaataaactTGGGCAACTAAATAGAGAGAAGGAGAGGTAACATACAAACAAGCTCAAAGGAGGTTCACTGATAAAACAAATTGATGATAGGAGTGTTACTTCTTAAATTTATAAAGTGACagattctcttttatttttctaatgtgAGACAACTTATATATGAATAATAATGAGAATTTTAACATTTATCGATAAATATACTTTCAACTAGCACTCAACAATAAACAGTAACACTCAACAAGTTTAGAATAAAAGTTAAGCCTAATGAATCAAAGGAAAGGGATTAAGGAGATGGACGGAATTAATAATAGGATAACTACCTCTTGTTTCTTATTTGTTCAAAATAGAaaggaaagaagaaaaaaaaatgaaaaatagcaCTTTTTAATATGTAGATATTTAACATATTATACTTTTTAATAAGTTAGTTGTGTTAGATGTATTTCTTATTCTTATGAttctactaattttatttgatttattaattattttaaaatatattcttaACTTTCCTTcatttttaagattataagtgaacccataattttctaatttatctCATTCAcaaattcatttcaattaacTTATTCAGATAATtttttcaccttttttttttttttgcttttttacaTATTTACTTCTATGTACacattaaaaatcaataaatatatttgGAGGTAGCTATTAGTAATAAagatccaataataataataataggaaaatttcCACGCAGTAACCctaaggtttaccaaattgttccactgTGActcttttgcacataaaacgttagcaaatgTTAATTTCGAAACTTTAAGACTATTGTatgcctatttatgcgactaaccatttcaaatacCATCAATTTCAACTAttcccccaaaacataaaccctaactctaccatctttcgtCCAAATCATATTTTCTCCCAAATCTAAAGATGGTAGCGTTAGGATTTATGTTTTGGAGGAAAAGATTGAAACTAATGACATTAgaaatggtgagtcgcataaataggagTACAGCAGCTTTAAAGCTTTGATATTAACATTCGCTAACGTTTAATGTGCAAAAGACTGCAGTGGAACAATTTGATAAAATTCATAATTACCacgtaaatttttttaaaaaaatttaattatcacctgaaaaactcaaaatcttttgaaatttctaataataataataataataataataatttaaagttgTATGATTGAGAAACGTGTTTCATGATATGACAAGTGGTTTCAAGTTTTAATTACTAGACTAATCTTCACCATCTTTCGTTTTTGCCCCCATGAAGACAAAAAACTAGGGGACAACTATTGACAACCGTTTGTGTTATAATACCCTACTACAATTGTTCATTTGTCCCACAAAATTTGTAGTATTTGAACTTGACATTTTTATATGAGCGAAACGAATTTCttggtaatattttttttatggttaTGAATTTTCGTCTTGTTTTAGTTTTAAACTCTAGTTATAATTCCTATGAACAAAATATACTTAATACGAAGATGATGACGATATTTTTATGTCACTAACTCAGTACAACATAAAATGCTTTTAATGGGATATATTTATTGACattcaatttaaatttctaacaatatatatagtgaatttagtgacatttattagaatttttagcagcataataaaaattcGTATTAAAAATTTTCGCAACATAGGATCtaatgacatttctcataaatgtcattatagactatagtaacaattacatatgttaCCAAAGGTCAAATAAAGTGTTAATGTGTTATTAAACCACTTTATTATtggacttaaaataaaaatcaaaactaaaaatataaatcaaggatattcttttaatatcactaaatcctatattttattataatgtaTGTGAGTTTTTATATCACATTGTGGCAATCTCTATAAATCAACAAGGTATGAGACCATCTTATGACCGTCTTATTATGAGACTAATCCATATAATTAGTTCATGTCtttaagtaattactttaaaatcgtTAATAAGCCCTTAAAGGTTATAAGTGGgactttatgattaaaaaagtgatcactttaaaattataagagtTCATCCTAAGgttataattaattagtttagaACTTAAATGTACATTGAACcaacttaataaaaatagtctCATCATAAGACggtaaattgataaaaaatactttaGAGTCATCTTTTATTAGTAAAATGGtcatatttatttatcaaatttaatAAGCAATAATTTCGAccctattatttattatttgggTCGTCTACCactgtttgtattaaagttTAAATACTCAACTATCTCAAATGAACCTTTATTACGTAGTAATTTAAGCATTTTCAAATTATTTCTAGAAAAATTCAATAATAGAAGATCTCGAAGTATGTAGAAAGATGACAGCCAGATTCGGctgaaattatgaaattttatatttatattatataatctagatttttattatataactAGTTTAGAAACTTATGCAATGCAACAcgtatatattatcatgattaaatttatcaaatacataACTTTTCAATAGCAAAAATAAAATActgattttttttacattatttattaaacacatcactttttcattcaatttaatATATCAAATGTTAGGTTAGTTATAtagaattgctataataaataatactccataTTATACCTAATTTAGcgctaattttaaaaataatcaaattctaaattaggttaatatattatgtaatcaactatcatccactaaaataattacatttgtCATGTCTTCTTAGAAAATGACACTTGATattttccaacatttttatAGTATAGTATATGATATGATACTTTAAGATTATACTTATTTCCTCCGTTTCACATTACTTACAACATTAGAAATACTgtactatttattcatcattgttaatctatatttaagttaaaacatagtcaagtataAACTTATTCGATTCATCtcattacaaagattattaattaatttttataattttttattatatataattaaaaatatttaaaattaagttaatatattaaaccgtataaaaagtaaatattacaagTAATTTAGAGTTGATGAAGTATAGTTTTAAGAAGTATGTACTTTTTGCATGAcaatgatttatttttaatcaaactgAAAACTTTTGGAAAAAAGTGGTCCATTGTCTCAATATATAAAACTACTATTAAACTAATACGGGAgcaattgttttattttaatgtatttttcaattttgaatatcatattaataaattttacatcaaaataaatgaaatgcGATTTTTACTTGATTGTGATTTAacctaatataaatttaaaataaaatacatatttaaaataatcgataaataatgtaaaaaataaatgggacaattgtttagaattgattaaaatgtaatttttctttAGAAAACTCTCATTAAAAACTATTTAATTTCATACATTATCCCAACGCTgataagtggctcccacctacgGGCTAGGGTGAGGTTTGGGAGAGTGGGAAGTACACAATTTTACCgttgttaatgataaaactaacaaatatattatttttgattgactCTTGGTAATAAATATCATGTACAATTTCACATCAATAAGAAATGCACCTGATTTAATGAGTTACATTACTTAATTAAATGCCAATATTTATTGATCTTACTTTGACTAATTAAATGTTTTTCGTTACCAAACAAATAAGTCCAAATAGTAGTTCGAACATAAAGAAAATTGACAAAAGAATTTATTTGAGCAAAGCACATATGTGAGGCTAGATTAAagtattttgtttgattaaggTACCTAAATTAACATTTGTATCAATTTTTCCCATTTTCAACCACCTAACTTatgaaaaaaacatttttaatcaCTCATAATTTTAAactgatcaattaaaaaaagtgattaattatatgagctcgtctcatagtgagatagtctcatacaagacgagctggaTATAACAATATAGAAACAAAGAATCAAACCTTAGTATGATTTTCCTCGGTCGTATCTTGATAAACACCAACTCTCATATCTCCGGTAAATTTAGTGCTAGGCATAAAATCACCAACAAGAATATCTTTTTTCTCAATAATATCAGAATCAAATAAATGAGCAAAAGATGGAACATCAAGTACAGCAATCACATTTGGATTAACACCcacaaaaaaaggaaaacaagGTGGAACATTTGTTCTAAACACACTACTCTTATATTTCTccatttttttcctaaaaaaattttcttgacCTTGTAACCATGTGTAATTTAGCCTATCACCAATCGGCCCGATGATTGGCCAACCATAGCTGCCGGGGAGCGGACGGAGCGGTAGGGTACCACTTGGAAGAGGTGTTGGGTTTACGGTCAGGTTTGGGTTTGGGGTGGACATAGAGGCCGATATTGTAAGCATTTGGTGTGTGGAGTTTTGGCAAATTTGGTGATTGGAATTTGTTGTAACGTAGAATATTTGAAAGTTGCATTAAGGAGGATgagatatttatttatttttggtgtTTTATAAGTGTTGTAAAGTTGTAAATGGTGTAAGATGATATAAGAGATAAGGTTTTGAGAGATGGGATTGGTCCCTCTTATATTTTGTATTGAGTTAATGTTATGGCACAAGCATCACATGTAGATTGTACACTAGTACTAGCTAGCTTAATGATGTATACATCTATAGGACTAGGATGGATACATTAAGTATACATTTATAcaagtattttgaaaattttagaagACGTTCGGTAAATGGCTGATAGCAGGTAGCTGGTTGCTGATTACATTGGTTTTATTTGATTAACTTATTTTATCGACTAGTTTAATCAACTGATTTTAAACTCGTTGCtatgagcagcttgttcaaaacaACTTATTCGTAATAATAGGTTGTTTCAACGAGCTATATTACCAAACACTACTAATCTAAACGAAAACATTCTCTTCTCCCAAATTTTTTGGTATGatagctaatatataattttcgATAATTGGTTGTGGATTGATTTAGTTGGCcgacaaaaattaaaatatgtaattgttgttttcaatttgcTGGATTTCGGTAGGTTAGCACACACTGATGACATGTTTGACCCTCTAATTATATTTGACTAGATTTGCATGTGAAAACATCAAGTTGAGTAAATTTCGGGTTGAGTCTTAACTGATTTGGTTTGGCCCAACGGgctaaaagtttttaaatatattaaaaacgatatgatatattttttatcattaaattATCTAATATTGCTCCAATCAAATaagaattatgtaaattttttcttttttaaatgtaaattacttaattgcttaattgatttatttttggcAAAAAACGATATGGAAAGTTTATTTGACAAATAGCCTATTATCATCagttaaaatttttcatttggAGGGGCTATGTATGGATCTTATCATGTTATGATtaatatttcaatattattattaattgtatgaATGTATGCTATAATATGATACTCCTTTTAATCTTATATGTTCTCCCAATTTGGAATATGGGAAGGAATCACATGATAAATAGTTAATAGATTTTAATATTGTgtaattattaattgaaattaatgACAAGGTGCTTTGGAAATTAAAAATTGCAATTATACTAAAGAGATAAAAAtagaaacataaaataaaaagggagtGATACACCTAAAAGGAAATCAAGTAAATTTTAGGGGACAAAATTGTAAATATGTGATGCTCTTGTAGTCAAATGCATTAGGCAATAAAGATAGTTTTTTCCCTTAATATTGAGCATCCAtggaaaacttatttcccattATATCGTCCAATGTAGGACGGacatacaaaatatatatttttttattttttattttatctcattaaatttatcctatttttatttttggttatgaataacacttattttttaattcttatttataCATTTAACTTACATTTTTATCCCATTCACACATTTCATCTACTTATTGATGGTTATTAGTTGGGTGCGGGCCAGATCCAACCATACCGGGCCCAAACTCATTAGTTTTTGATGGATCCATACTCGAACCCGAATCAAGACCCttagggtctgaaaattttagacccGAACACAAACTTATCAGATTTAATGGGTCTAAGGTTCTAAAAGGATTTTAAATTGGTCTTGATTGAATTATTTGAGCTTGAACCTATTTACATTTTAAAAGTTGTATTGCTACCAAAATTGGTCtataaataagtttaaattcACTCTAAACAAACATAGAAATAGGTTTAGAAcgaattttaaattgattttaggTTGTGTAATAAGTCGAATCTAGAGCGGGTTTAGGTCTTAAATAAGTCTAGAGAGGGTCTGGGTTA of the Amaranthus tricolor cultivar Red isolate AtriRed21 chromosome 6, ASM2621246v1, whole genome shotgun sequence genome contains:
- the LOC130816123 gene encoding fatty acid hydroperoxide lyase, chloroplastic; amino-acid sequence: MLTISASMSTPNPNLTVNPTPLPSGTLPLRPLPGSYGWPIIGPIGDRLNYTWLQGQENFFRKKMEKYKSSVFRTNVPPCFPFFVGVNPNVIAVLDVPSFAHLFDSDIIEKKDILVGDFMPSTKFTGDMRVGVYQDTTEENHTKVKNFVMDILKKSSRVWVTSLISNLDIMWNTIEESISKDGSASLLMPLQKCLFNFLAQAMLGANPSNYSQELSESGHIMVDKWLALQLLPIIPLPIFQPLTSLIFQSFPYPYLLVQGDYTKLVDFVEKEAHQVIEIAKTQFGLTQQEAIHNLLFILGFNAFGGFSLFLPEVLNNLGTNKDGIQDRLREEVRKKCSSVSLLSFDTIQSMPNVESFAYETLRLKPPVPLQYGRARRDFVIQSHDSRFEVKKGELLCGFQPLVMRDPKVFYDPHKFVPNRFVGEAGGELLSYLYWSNGSQTGIADASNKQCAAKDYVPLTACLFVAHMLLRYDSISLDSSGNICALEKA